Genomic DNA from Rhodothermales bacterium:
TCGTAGGCGTTGTCGAAGCTGAGGTTACCCTCCTCGTCGATTTCCACCAGGGGCGCCGGGTAGTCCATGACCGAAGCCCTGTTGTTCATGGAGCTCGAGAAGTTGTGCGAGATACCCAGCGTATGGCCCACCTCATGCGCGGAAAGCTGGCGGATGCGGGCAAGGGCCACATCCAGCATGGGGTCGGGGTTCGCGGGAATGCTGTCGGCGACGTAGGGTGCCATCAGGCCTTCCATCAGCAGGTAGTCCTGACGCACGCGCAAGCTGCCGAGCAGGACATGGCCCTTGATGATCTCGCCGGTGCGGGGGTCGGTTACGCTGGACCCGTAGCTCCACCCGCGGGTCGAGCGGTGCACCCAGTTGATCATGTTGTATCGAACGTCCAGGGGATCCGCGTCGTCCGGCAGGATCTCCACGCGATAGGCGTCGATATAGCCCGCAGCCTCAAAGGCCTGATTCCACCAGCGGGCGCCGTCCAGGAGCGCGCTACGCACCGGCTCCGGAGTGCCGTTATCCAGATAGTAGACGATGGGCTCGACGGGCTCGGAACGCTCGGCGGTGGGGTCCTTCTTCTCCAGCCTGTGGCGGCGGATGAACCGCTTGGTCATGTCGTCGCCGATGGGCGTCGCGTAGTCCATGTAGGAGAGCGCGCCGTATCCAGATCGAGGGTCGAACTCGCGGGGCTGGTAGCCGTCATCCGGAAGGCGGATGAACGAGTGCCGAATGTTGAGCGTGACCGCGTTCGGATCCGCTGCGACCGAGCGGACCCACCCACCCGGACGGTCCGAGACGAATGTGATGCGGCCTTCCATTTCGGTGTTGTCCGGGAAGGACTTCTGCACCTCCGGATTGGGCGCAGAGCGGCCGCCGTCGATGCGGAACGTGCCCTGATTCGAACCCCTGAGACGGTTGACTACCCCATGGGCGTCGTGCAGAATGAAGTCCGTCGCGTCCACCAGGAAGCGATTGTCCGTGCGCGCGGCAACTGGGAATGACCAGACCACGCCCTCAGCGAAGGCCTCATCGACCGAGGCCCGTTCCAGCGCGTTGTCGGAGATGGCCCGGTAGCGCAGGTTGGGCGTGACCAGCAGGAGTTTGCGACCCACACGCTCGAATCGCACCACCTGACTGCCGCCAAGCTGATTGCGGTCCAGCCCCACATCGTTCGAACCCAGGCCACGGGCCAGCGCGACGCCGTAGAGGAAGTCCGCGTCGAGGGTGTCTACTTCCAGCCAGACTTTGCCCTGGTCGTCGTCCCAGTAGAGATCAAAGAAGCCCGGTCGATGATCCAGGTTTTCAGTCTTGGACTCGATGGTGGGCAGGTCCTGGGCGGCGACGGGCGCAGCCACGAGGAGGGAGAGCAGGAGGAGGGAAGCGAGGCGCATGTGACCGGGTGTTCAGCTGTCGGAAGAATATGAACGACCGCGGCCGAATTCCGCTCTGGAGCGACTAGGAGATCAGGAGTCTGCAGACTCGGACGACCGGTACCTCCCGATTGTCGATGATGTAAAAGAGGTCATCGGAGTCTTTCCAACTGACCGATACCGGCGGGGCTACCGATGGGCCGGCGGGCACGTCTTCCATCACAACGTCGTTCGCCTCGAGGACTCCCTCCCGTTTGCGCCGCCGAACAGGAACAGGTCGCCGGTCGGCACAGGCGGGGCGTATACGATGTCCCCGCCAGCAGAGATGTCAAAGCTGCCCGGCGCAAAGCTGCTCAAGACATCAGCGAGCGACCCGGAGCCGAGCACCGTGTCCCATCGCCCAAGAACACGCGTTTTCGAGCCCATTGGGGCGTCGTAGAAGTGAAATAGTGCGTTGCTGTCGGCGTTTACCACGCCTCGACCTTCCACAACACCCGGGAGTTTGTACAGAAACACGAGCTCCCCTTCCGGGGAGGCCCGCACGCGTCTCGGATAGACCATGTCTCGCACGTCCATGGGCTCGTCCCAAATCACGAGTCCCTCCGCCGAGA
This window encodes:
- a CDS encoding zinc-dependent metalloprotease; amino-acid sequence: MRLASLLLLSLLVAAPVAAQDLPTIESKTENLDHRPGFFDLYWDDDQGKVWLEVDTLDADFLYGVALARGLGSNDVGLDRNQLGGSQVVRFERVGRKLLLVTPNLRYRAISDNALERASVDEAFAEGVVWSFPVAARTDNRFLVDATDFILHDAHGVVNRLRGSNQGTFRIDGGRSAPNPEVQKSFPDNTEMEGRITFVSDRPGGWVRSVAADPNAVTLNIRHSFIRLPDDGYQPREFDPRSGYGALSYMDYATPIGDDMTKRFIRRHRLEKKDPTAERSEPVEPIVYYLDNGTPEPVRSALLDGARWWNQAFEAAGYIDAYRVEILPDDADPLDVRYNMINWVHRSTRGWSYGSSVTDPRTGEIIKGHVLLGSLRVRQDYLLMEGLMAPYVADSIPANPDPMLDVALARIRQLSAHEVGHTLGISHNFSSSMNNRASVMDYPAPLVEIDEEGNLSFDNAYDTDIGEWDIVTILYGYSDFPEGVDEKAALDDILQSAYNRGLRYITDSDARPRGAANPASNLWDNGNNPTDALRHALEVRRKGLEQFGVSTIRQGEPLTTMHEVLVPLYLHHRFQIDAAAKMLGGAAYTYALRGDTRELPTPIPAGQQEAALAALLEALTPDDLSVPASVRNRIPPRVPGYGNNRELFDSYAAPLFDPYVPAEVVANMVIDQILAPERMTRLMYQADADADLPGLSDVLAAISNLVWDGRTSGDSYEAELQRIVRTVWTDALIEAASNQRAAPGVRSRVWSHLQDLADWLVENDGRGYEETAHRGHTLAQIERYLAREYTPTEQPARTTTPPGSPIGSGEDAIARQEARRAWLAAWSHDPEECSHDW